From the genome of Tripterygium wilfordii isolate XIE 37 chromosome 6, ASM1340144v1, whole genome shotgun sequence:
TAAAGTTCAGATTTATTTTTGAGTATAGGGAAGGGATggagaggctcgaactcgagacgtCTATGAAATACTACATACATAAGTGTTATCTGAGTTACTCGTGATTCTCGGGTTGATCAGATTTATGAGTTGTGACTCTTGTAGGTTGAGCGCAGAAAGTAAATAATTTTGCTATCTGATTTgctgtttctcttctttttagGTAACAAATTAACTAGATAATCATTTGCTCTTTTTAGGATGATATCGTATAAATTTGTCATTCAAACATTTGATATAGGCATAAAATAGAGCCGTCAGATTCACATATACAAAAATTTCTTCTCACCTGATGTCAAAATAAATTGAGCTAACATCCAAAGCATAATGAGAATCGTACTCAGAATTTTAACACATGATGGATCTAGACTTTTGTTAAACTGTCTCTTTGACAGAAAATGGCACGCGATTTGTTAACCGTTCATAAATCAGTTCAACTACATGTCTGCAGAAATTTGGTGAGCGACCACCAGCCTTTTAATTACTGGAAATAAGTTATGGGTAGGAGTCAAACATGTATATCATCTTTCTTATCCCCCTCTTTGAAACCCACATTAATGATTGTCATGGTAGTCTCCCAAATGATGTCAGATACACTGCAATGCCTTTTCTTCCCTGACAGACTAAGTATGGGAATCATTTTCTTTAATGTCTCAGCATTTTTTACTTTAATCAGCATTTTTTTACTACATACAAGTTTGTTCTTTCAAAGTTGTTTTATCTTAAATCACCAAATCCGTGTATGGGATCAAAACACAATAGACCGCGAGATATTGCTCATACAGAGAATTTTCCGAGccatttttgtcttttgttttttgttctatTAGCAGATGGGTAAATACTTGTGCTTGTTCATCAACATAATCGAATTCAACTTGACCTCGTTAACCAAATCGGCTTCAAAATCTTGTTCAAACTTAAGATCTGAACaattaaatagaaaatatatatatatcaatgcaCACACCCATTATAATCGTTGTTTGTTTacgatgattttttttttccttttaagtcttgaacaaaaatttattttcctagaaaatagaagaaaaggcaagaaaactatgaaattacaaaaaaaaatgtaaattgaTGCAAAACAGACGGAAGATTAGAATGTAACAAAGACAGGGCAGCCAGAGAAGCTACAAAAGAGAGCATAATCTGACATAGAATACCCTCCAGAGAATTGATTTATGCCTCCAGAACAAAGCCAGCAAGAAATCGATCTACAGATCTCAAGCTCTTGCAGCCGAAAGGAGAGGCAAAAGAATCATTAGCGGTAACAGATTAAGCAATCAATCAACAGTAATGACTAATTATCATACATCACGCATGATTCCGAAATTAATACGTTAAAACGATTAATCAGAACGAGCAGAGAGAGATGGTGCTCTGTAGGCTATATGAAAATCTGTGGTCACAGAATTGCATAAATAGGGGAAGATGAAACCCTTAACCCTAGAATCTCAGTGCCTAGTAGTTGGGTCTGGGCCTGTCCTGGTCCTGATCCTGGGCCTGGGTTGAATAATGTAACCGATCCAAATCGAATAAGGCCCGGCTCATGATCTCGAGTACAGCACCTCATTTACTGCATTTTTGAggtataatataatttttaaaagtttcagaagaaaataataaattgaaaGTATATAAGATTTTAACCGTTGGATCATGTtttaattattgaatttttaaaaaaacaacagTCATTTATAAgcttaaaatttaaatttaaattaataaaaaaatatttctattaaaatttttataaaaaattagcAAAATTTATATTAATGTCAGCCAAATTCTatgaaaaaaaaggaggaaatttTTTCCACAACAAATCGTCTTTCAGTCTAAAATATGTTTGATAAGGTGGGGTATCTATGACACCCGAtccactagttggagtgataaagatGATGTGTATTACACTGGTGATCAAGGTTCAAATCTCTCTCCATTTCAAAAAAACCCAGAGTATCCTTCACTCAAGCAAAAGCTGATGGAGGTCAGCCTTGGCATTGAACCACTctgaaaaaataagaaaatcctCCATACACAATCAAAGCAACATTTGACATCAACACATGCTCTGTTCTTCTGTTCAAATTGGAAGAAAATATACATCAGATCTCTAGAACCACTTTTCAAATACATTAAACAATATCAAGCACCAGAACCaaatcaataaaaatcaatttaCAAAGGGGTAACCCgtctatattttttgtttccctTATACGAATTCCATACTTCAGAACTCCAGGGCTTACGTCGACCAGGTGTCTGTCTAATCCAGATAATGGAATATCGTGTAAAGAAACTCTTATTTAGGTATATACTGCACCCGGATAGCGATAATGCTTAAGGTCTCATCCCCTAAATCTAACGACGACACAGGATATATCATCTCTACTCTCTCTTTTCACAGCCTCGACTATTAACTGCTTTGCTGCTTTCTGTGGGTCTTTGATCTTTCTAGCAATGTCAACAGCTTCTTGGTTAGCCACCACCTGCATTAATCACATTCAGAAATTTATCTTCAAGAGCGAATTCTACAAAAGTGTTGTCAGTGGTGGATAAAAGGGCCCGCTGGCTACACTATTATAGTATTATTTAAGGAGCATAAATGCATAATGCAGCTAGTGCTTATGCATCAAGTAAAATAGCTAAAGGTGAAATGCCTCACCTTCCAAAGACCATCACTTGCGAGGATTAGAAGCTCTGTGCTGTTATCAATTTCAATATTTCGCATGTCGGGATCAGATCGCAAATGAGTCTTAAGGCTTTTGTCTCCGAATGCACGAGAAACTGCCAGCTGCCCATTAACTCTTGGTACATCACCTAATACAGAGATGCATAAGATATAATAATTTAGTGAACAAAATTCCAACTGTCAATCTTGTATGATCAAATCAACAATACCAATAATGTATGCAGCATGGAAAGTGTAAGCTGTTGCTCATCTATTAGAGCTCCTATGTTGAAATTAAAAACCATGTTGGAATCAGTGATACATGCAAAACAAAGATGCATCACACTTGCATTCACCACAGGTCAACACATTTCagtattaaaagaaaaaaaaattatattgatttcCTGCAGATCACTAGCATTCAGGTTAATttgtaataataaaaactacGCATTGTTGAATTCATCAATGCAGACATGAAATCAACTCACAAATTTAATATAGATACTATGGGGAAATTGTGAGATTGTTCCATTACGAATGAGGTGAAAACAGGAGTAAGGTTGTATATATTTGTCATCTCCAAATCATAGAGTGAAAAGAGCCCTGTGTCCTGGGTGCTAATTTTGTCAAACAAGAAAACCTAACGCAATCTGATAGGAACCAAAAAGGATAAGTATCTGAAACTTGACTAACGAAGAATAATAGGGTTTGCAAAATGATTATGGTAATCTCCCAAGTTAGATTATTGCCGTATACATATGCtgatataataaaaataaaaataaaatagccTAAAATGTCAAGATAACTTCCAGATGGTAATTTGGTATATTGACTATTCTTAATAAAAGTTGACTAACCTTGTGGGCCCAATTCATATGCTGACATGGCATGGTGAGTTCATATCACACTCCATCGAAAAAGAGACAGTTGATTGCATTACTAATCATaaaggtaaaggtaaacaactcttggGCACAAGGCTTCCGCATTACCTTCAATATTATGTAACAACAAAGGACTactgttgaaacttgaaagcatTGGAATTGTATCATTACTTCACATGCAAAGTCTAGGTTTATCCGAGGAAAGCTAgcgaaaattttaatttttgccATCTTCAAACAAATCAAGTTGTTTATCTGGTTTGTCTGCTCAGTTCATTAGGGTGATAATACGGTAACTGAAATGACAAGCAGATGGCTGCTATAAATACCTGGCATATTCGAGACAAAGCCGCCTTTGTTCTCAATGCTGCCTCTTTCCGTGTTGGGCTCATGATCTATGGTCACTTGAAGTGCCTGACCACCTCTTGAAAGAACCGCACGTGAATCTCCAACATTGGCTACGCATAATCTTTGACCATTTATCAAAATTGCAGTAACAGCAGTAGACCCACCCCGCCCCAAATCAGCACTTTGTGAAAGAATTGCTTGGTCTGTCCTCTCATAAGCTTTTGCAATAGCTCTATTGGGGTCAACCCAAAAGTCTTCCTACAATGATCATAAGAGAGCTTATGAAACACTTCCAAATTATTTACAAGAAAATCACATCGAGTAATTAGCCATTACAAATTTAGGCAACATCCTACCTCCTTCAGTATATTGGAAAACAAATGCTTCTGTAGGTAAGAAGGCACTGTATCTCCCAAATGACCATCATAAATAGCAAATAACCCCAACTCATGCTCTTGTATGTGAATAAACTTAGCAACATGATAGTCCTCCATTGGATGATTTGCTTTCCCCTTTACTAGGCTGAAACCATACTTGATTAACCCCTCATAGTTTTTTCCCTTACCAGAGTTAGAAGATGAACGCCCTACAACCTACATGGCAAAAGTATTGTTgataaagatacaaatagaaaCACAATAACTATCTCCAAAATTGAGAAGCACCGATATTGGACCGTAGCAACAGAAAATGATAACATAAAATGAAGATTTTAAGTTAATATAGTGCAGCAAACATCAATAACtatgagggggaaaaaaaaaaggaacattgAGACAAGCAACCATTTCGTATTCTCTGATGgtagaagaagagggtctacctGAAATAAGTTCAACAAGCCTGTACCCAATACTGATGTTTAATTCTCTCTCTAAGGTTAATAAAACCATATAAACTTATAATATAGGTGGTAGCTACTCATAAGTGTTACAGATGCAATCTCTCCAAAATAGATTTTTCCAACAGTTTTCAGTTCAATGAATCAATGTGTGCTATGTAAAATTCAGAGACCTGGTAAATTGTAGCAACAAGAGGCAATGTAGTAATAGAGTCCACCAACTAGAGCACTTATCTGAAGAAGCAGAATCTAGATGGCAATACCATAAGAACTGATACCTTTGATTACCAAGAAAAGAAATGCAATCTATGCAAATATATTCTCAAGTCAATTTTTCCAATCTCCAAAACCCAAGTAAAAGGCAGTGAAACAAAGACTGATTGAGTGATTTCCCAGCGCTCATACTGCAATAGCTCCATAATTAAATGGATTTCATCAGCCCATCTATCCAGCCAGCTTGTAGGCCAGTAAACATACGagtaaaataaaggaaataaagTGGGAAAAGAAGGACACGCACCTGAGAGTATGAAGAAGTAAAACAGCATAACCTAtccatcaaaatgaaaaaaacttcaACACCTCTAACGAGCTAAATTAAATTCCCACCATCCACCTCTTGCATCCACTCCCAATTCAAATTCCAAACAAAACCCACTTCTCAGAACTCACAATCTGCAGCATCAAAACCCCCCCAAAACGATCACATAAACAATTAATAACCAAATTCAAAATCACAGACAGAAACAATAATTGGTATCAGAGAATTCATTCTTACCGATCCCACTAAGTGCTTGACTTGGTCAGCTTCCCAGTCTTATTCTGGGCAGGGGTTTCCGCTCgttccctcttcttctcctttcttaTTAGTTTGCACAAGAAATCGAGTACAGAAATGGTGATATaaatagagagaaaaggaaagatGAGAACTTTTGACAGCAAAAGAGCTTTTGattattgaaaatcaaaagattGTGTGCGAGAGAAGAGGAAGGAATCAAAAGCAGACTTCTTCCTTCTCGTTGACTTTGTTTCCATTCtattgtttctttattttgcacTGTTTTCTCCTCCGACGGATCTACCTAGCCCTGCCCTTTTGTTGTTTTACttgctttccctttcccttttttatttttttttctttttcaaagttaTCAAGTTGGGATTGACAGTTGGAGTTGACTAAGAAGTTAAAGCCTGAAGAAATACGGAACCATTATACAAAATAGTCTTCATATTATGAATAATTATGAACATTAAAATTATAGACACTTATCATTTTGagaagaaatattttttttttaactttttatacctatgaaaaattattatatatctaAATATAATGCCTAAACTCGAGCGGTAAGGGTACAACAATTTCTCACAGAAACAAAACGACAGAGTAAATTTGGTCAAAACTCAACACATGACCACAAGAATATTACTTCCGATGGGAATCGAACTAAGAACCTTCCGTATAGATTGACCTAACAGAGATTCAACAACTAaattatcacccaagtgattcTCATACCCatatatttttatcaaatatCCATATATTTACAATAGTAGGAGTAACTCCAACCATATTACCCAAAATATGGGACATCCTCTCCCTCACTTTAACCAAAACTTATTTTACGGGATCCTATCCTAATATCACTCCATCtccatccacatccacatccccATCTCATCacatttaatattttctaaCATAAAATAAATACTTTTATGAGATAGAGGTCGGAGAAAAtagaataaataattttttttagctttcgGGTATGGTGGGAGGTACCCCAAATTAAGTATACAACCTATTTTAGGGTGTCATTTGGAATATCAGTAAAACatgaaaaatctaaaaattaGTTCCAAAAGAAGTTTTGCTCCATTTTCACGACCGCCAGAAAAAGTCCAAAACAGCATTTTACATGTTCCCCTTTGTATTAGAGGATTTCTGTATTACAAGATGATGGTATACTTTTTGACTATAAATAAATCTCCGTATATTTTGATCATCTTGTTGtaccaaaacttttttttctaaCTGATAATAACATCATACGAGTTTATTTTTTCCCACCTGACAAAATGGTAAATTGAGCAAAAACTTAGCGTGTGTCTAGCCACAAGTGCATTGTTCCGAGTGAGAATCAAATTAAGGATCTTCAAAGTTTGTATGATTTGACCTCAAAGAAATTCACCAGTAAATTATCACCAAATGATtctaaaatttttttcttctaaaaatatGTTGAATCCCATACGGGAAAAAGACTATTACATCACGAAGGGTCAGAAGTCAGGTTCACTAGGGATCCATCATAGTGACAAGGGACGGATATATAGAGGGTCAAGGATgactttttcaaatttttgtataGTTAATGTTTGTCACTAGGGTGACAAGGGACGGATGTATAACTCCTTGTCCACTCTGAGATAAAATCCTGCATCCGCCCCTGATTAGCGACCATACCTCCCGAAACACTTTAGTAAATTACAAAATATGAATGTGATGAATCGAATATCAAAGGAAGAAACTGACCTGGGAATGCATTTGGATCAAAGCCCATTTACAGCCCATTTTGTCAAATAGAAGCCCAACTACAAAAATGATGGCTGCTAATCTGAATCATAAAATTAGATTATCTtattttgcttttgattttcaaatttagtTAAGATCAAAaaggcatttttatttttttttaaaaaaagatgacCATATATAATTTTACTAGTGGTGcaaatagaaataaaatataGCAGCTTCATTATTCCTAAATTCCTAATCGTATCCGATGCTTTTGCCCTAAAAAAATTCACTACCTTTTGATATTCTTCTGTGCAAATTAAATTGCAATGACAAAaggaaaccaaaaagaaaattaaaaatacaccaaattatatataaataagatGATAGGCTTTATGCCCTAAAACAAGGTACAATTTCTATTTTCTAGTCCGAGCATCCCATCTTCCTTGTTCTCCAACATCTTTAAATTTGACACTTAAAGAAGCCACTACTCCTAGTGATTAATATTCTAAACACTAAACAGGGCATTGTCAACTAAACATCAAACAAATATACTAATTAACATCATGAGCGGGTAGTGGTTATTCTATTCTACTGTCtttaagtttgtcatttgaatatCCAATATGTGCCTAAACCTAAGACGTCAGGCCCACGCACGCATAAGTCTTACATCTGATGACATGACAAATTGGGTCAACCCAACGGCCAACGCATGGCTACAAGGGTAATGCTTTTGGTGGGAATCGAACTATTAGGTATTACTGCATGTGAAAATCGAACTTAGGATCTCTTTGGTGCGTATGGTTTGGCATCATAAGAGAAATTCACAAACTAGGCTATCACCCAAAcgatttattatttttctactgTTATTTAAAGAATCGGAGAGACATGCAAATCTTTCACCATAATAATGTTGGTTAGGAGTACAGAATCAGTAACACATGAACTTCAGGATCTGCAAGTCACATCATGTCAACCATGGTCATATACATACAAATCCTGTGTATTTTTCATGAATTTTATATTTGTAAATATGCCTGTTCCAAAGCTAACATTGTTTTCCTATTACACGACTCAAGCAAGCAAAAAACAAGAACTTAGGATTTAAGCCCCTTCTAATCCTTTCTTTTGcttatttatttcttctttctaataggCTTAATTCCCACATGCCAAAGTCCAGCCCATTTGATAGTCCAGCCCATCATTGTCTTggggaaaaataaaaaccaaaccaaaccgttATACGACTATAACCGAACCAACCGTTGAAGATTGGTTCGTTTTGATTTTTCGGGTCAATATTGGAAAACATACAAACTaatttagtttaaaaaaaattattaataaaaatataattcattactttattttataaattacaaACAATCAATCATCATTCTTTAACACTAACAcatttatgatatatatatatatatatataataatttattaacACCATTAGTTATTTAGGATTTCTATCCATaaggacaaaacttaaaaattgTATTCCAACAAGTATAATctaaaaaaatctttaaaaaaaaggacaaagtcTAACAACTTACCAAAATATCTTTCCtccttcttattcttctttcttccttcttattcctctttcttcttctttgcaccACCATATCGGAAGTCGGTCGTCCGGCCATCATTTTTGATGAACGAATTACCGAAATGAACCTCTTGGTCAACCCGATCAAAGCCCAGTCATCACCAatagtagaaaatcacttgagtcgtcGAAAAAGTTTCGTGAAATCAcggtcaccatttgaaaaagaactaGATCCGGCCAATCCGGCTAGCGTCGgcgaccatcaacacctccaatcaactccacagactaaggcgcatcacctttgaggttttattgctttttcgaactttttttttcccatctgaaatcggatatgaatctgcagatattatatctgtttcgtatatgatattatatctgttttataTCTgtctatattatatatgttttgtatctgtcaatattcttctaaatcgaatatgaatatgcagatattatatttgtttttgatttgttatgatatgttatcaattttggtccttttgaatcttcaaacagataacatttcattaaggacatataacattttaacaaaacagataacattatgacagatatcaaattaatcgaaacagataacatattatCTCCAGTCTGtagatctcacatcagaacaaaaaaccatgaaaatcaccacagaaactgcagaaaataatgatgtgatgacagatcaaaggaaaacaacaagctctacaagtctcgtggtgagtatgagtagatctcgttcgaacacaacaaaaatccggttgagaaatcactaaaaaatgtcatagaactctcaaaTAAGCCACGAGGGGCGGAAACAAAGCTTCTGACAGTGTAGACAGAGCTTCCGACGGAAatccaagatgaatcatgtgtaggaggcatgtgccatgtttgagaatgaagataagagtattttagacaataaaaccatatattttgaatttttgtcttttttggaatattaattcaaactatatgaactttatggaataagacttttaagagtatccTTATTGGAACGAAACTTTCCAATGAAtgacttatccttaattttccctAGTTATTTCGGCCTTTGGTTTCAaaccaaaatttttaaaaatcaaaccaaaattatcaaaa
Proteins encoded in this window:
- the LOC119999237 gene encoding probable protein phosphatase 2C 10 isoform X2 yields the protein MEDYHVAKFIHIQEHELGLFAIYDGHLGDTVPSYLQKHLFSNILKEEDFWVDPNRAIAKAYERTDQAILSQSADLGRGGSTAVTAILINGQRLCVANVGDSRAVLSRGGQALQVTIDHEPNTERGSIENKGGFVSNMPGDVPRVNGQLAVSRAFGDKSLKTHLRSDPDMRNIEIDNSTELLILASDGLWKVVANQEAVDIARKIKDPQKAAKQLIVEAVKRESRDDISCVVVRFRG
- the LOC119999237 gene encoding probable protein phosphatase 2C 9 isoform X1, whose protein sequence is MDRLCCFTSSYSQVVGRSSSNSGKGKNYEGLIKYGFSLVKGKANHPMEDYHVAKFIHIQEHELGLFAIYDGHLGDTVPSYLQKHLFSNILKEEDFWVDPNRAIAKAYERTDQAILSQSADLGRGGSTAVTAILINGQRLCVANVGDSRAVLSRGGQALQVTIDHEPNTERGSIENKGGFVSNMPGDVPRVNGQLAVSRAFGDKSLKTHLRSDPDMRNIEIDNSTELLILASDGLWKVVANQEAVDIARKIKDPQKAAKQLIVEAVKRESRDDISCVVVRFRG